A single uncultured Acetobacterium sp. DNA region contains:
- a CDS encoding LuxR C-terminal-related transcriptional regulator, producing the protein MKIQFLNRERINDILANRYDYPLTIVEAPMGYGKTTAVRNFLEIAAIKPIWITFQHERGFIDYYWNKFSDEVSKYNHVSGETLKHLGFPVDVPQMDQVVSVLSDMVNDDKIVLVLDDYHLTNSEPLNRLVELIVSERIENFHLILITRNTIHLNSAELVAKGFCQLITQDLLKFTEAEVRDYCLLMIETISDKDLKKISDYAGGWITLTYMLLLGLEKGIPVGMNMTIDELINQTLFSVYDDAIQNFLIELSIMDTFTEDQAQFITGEEKASLILSQIKKENSFIYFDELNKTYQIHYVLLDFLRTKQRFSLAERRILYSRLGEWYLAKMAFPKAYAYFKQARDNERVLQHLNNPENIRNELAEFDGSAELFAKTPVDVLHQYPLAYLQHILISLLRGNDETMISCCRQLEELEQFFLNQDERVRTDKNRMLAEINIVRKFTFFNHLEESTDRNDLIIALLNGEQSYIMQRENEFTFGSPHLLYNYFRDRGEFETTTKLIIKKFPVYPRYANGNGTGSEYLARAEFALETGKWAEAELNSEKAIYKARTKDQHSIIICATFNLIRLMILQGHINDALNRFRELEKEITEVSNPVYNTTIDICKGYLYANLDQVEKIPFWLQVGDMTTADLFYQGVAFNYLVYGKAVTASRNFVKLEVLAESFVEYFSLYHNQLGFIHNGIFDAIAKYHLYGMAAGVNALEMALAEARPDGIVMPFVENAVHLIAMLKNILARQPEDVFVQKLLSFSKIYVQSLENGELFRVSLTQREHEVLLLTSKGLKREEIANRLYIAPGTVKTHLQNVYRKLEVNGKSAAIKTAVKNGLLISER; encoded by the coding sequence GTGAAAATACAATTTTTAAATAGAGAACGTATTAATGACATATTAGCCAATCGATACGATTATCCGCTGACCATCGTTGAAGCGCCCATGGGATATGGAAAAACAACCGCCGTCCGGAATTTTCTAGAAATAGCAGCGATTAAGCCCATTTGGATAACATTTCAACATGAGCGTGGTTTTATCGATTACTACTGGAATAAGTTTTCGGACGAAGTCAGCAAGTATAATCATGTTAGTGGCGAGACATTAAAGCATCTTGGTTTTCCGGTGGATGTCCCCCAGATGGATCAGGTGGTATCGGTTTTAAGTGATATGGTTAACGATGATAAAATAGTGCTGGTGTTGGATGATTACCACCTGACCAATAGCGAACCGCTGAATCGCCTGGTGGAGTTAATTGTCTCTGAACGAATCGAAAATTTTCATCTTATCCTGATCACCAGAAATACGATTCATTTAAACAGTGCCGAATTGGTGGCAAAGGGGTTTTGCCAATTGATCACCCAGGATTTGCTGAAATTCACAGAAGCTGAAGTCCGGGATTATTGCCTGCTGATGATCGAAACAATATCCGATAAAGATCTGAAGAAAATTAGTGACTATGCCGGGGGATGGATCACCCTGACGTATATGCTGCTGCTCGGTCTCGAAAAAGGGATTCCGGTGGGGATGAATATGACCATTGACGAGCTGATCAACCAGACGCTTTTTAGTGTTTATGATGATGCGATTCAGAATTTTCTGATTGAACTGTCGATTATGGACACATTTACGGAAGATCAGGCGCAATTTATTACCGGAGAAGAAAAGGCAAGCCTGATTCTAAGTCAGATCAAAAAGGAAAACTCCTTTATCTATTTTGATGAACTCAATAAAACCTATCAAATTCATTATGTGCTGCTTGATTTTTTAAGAACAAAACAGCGCTTTTCGCTGGCAGAGCGACGCATCTTGTACAGTCGCTTGGGGGAATGGTATCTTGCTAAGATGGCGTTTCCCAAAGCTTATGCATATTTTAAACAGGCCAGAGACAATGAGCGCGTACTGCAACATCTTAACAATCCTGAAAATATCCGCAATGAACTCGCCGAATTTGATGGCTCTGCCGAGCTGTTTGCCAAAACACCGGTGGACGTATTGCACCAATATCCGCTCGCCTATTTGCAGCACATTCTTATTTCGCTGCTCCGGGGAAACGATGAAACAATGATCAGCTGCTGTCGACAGTTAGAAGAACTCGAACAATTTTTCCTGAATCAGGATGAGCGGGTCCGGACAGATAAAAACCGGATGCTGGCGGAGATTAATATTGTCAGAAAGTTCACCTTCTTTAATCATCTTGAAGAGTCCACCGACAGAAATGATTTGATTATCGCGTTGCTAAATGGAGAGCAATCTTATATTATGCAGCGCGAAAACGAGTTTACTTTTGGCTCGCCGCACCTGTTATACAATTATTTCAGAGATCGGGGCGAATTTGAAACAACCACAAAATTAATTATTAAAAAATTTCCGGTTTACCCCAGATACGCCAACGGCAATGGGACCGGATCGGAATACCTGGCCAGGGCGGAATTCGCGTTAGAAACCGGCAAATGGGCGGAAGCTGAATTAAACAGTGAAAAGGCGATTTATAAGGCCCGGACCAAAGATCAGCATAGCATTATCATTTGCGCCACCTTTAATTTAATCCGGCTGATGATTTTACAGGGACATATCAACGATGCGCTCAACCGATTCCGGGAACTGGAAAAAGAAATCACCGAAGTCAGTAATCCTGTTTACAATACGACGATTGATATTTGTAAGGGCTATCTCTATGCAAATCTGGATCAGGTTGAAAAAATCCCATTTTGGCTGCAAGTTGGTGATATGACGACGGCTGATCTTTTTTATCAGGGCGTCGCCTTTAATTACCTGGTTTATGGTAAGGCGGTGACTGCCTCACGGAATTTTGTGAAACTCGAAGTTCTGGCTGAAAGTTTTGTCGAGTATTTTTCACTCTATCATAACCAATTGGGGTTTATCCATAATGGGATCTTTGATGCCATTGCAAAATACCACCTCTATGGCATGGCAGCCGGGGTGAACGCACTTGAGATGGCATTAGCGGAAGCCAGACCGGACGGTATTGTAATGCCTTTTGTGGAAAACGCAGTACATCTCATTGCGATGCTCAAGAATATTCTCGCTCGTCAACCGGAGGATGTTTTTGTCCAAAAACTGTTGTCATTTAGTAAAATTTATGTGCAGAGCCTGGAAAATGGTGAATTATTCAGGGTTAGTTTGACTCAACGGGAACATGAAGTGTTATTACTGACCTCCAAGGGGTTAAAACGGGAAGAAATTGCCAACCGGTTGTATATTGCGCCCGGCACGGTCAAAACCCATCTCCAGAATGTTTATCGAAAATTGGAAGTCAATGGTAAAAGTGCCGCGATCAAAACAGCTGTCAAAAATGGATTGTTAATATCAGAAAGGTAA
- a CDS encoding APC family permease has translation MSGDQLKKDSLNVFQTIALSVAIMGPSASIAITAGMIGSQAGSSVPLVFLVSLLIVGCVAVSIVKLNQTFPSAGSVYYFVEKTLGRRAGFISGWLIVLAYLVLSVSCMMVSCAYLQILLSIFGVGIHWLFIGLFLMGLIFALAHKDAETSTWVMLLIEIVSMGLILLVAGIILVNSQKTAGLSMVPFTLGDNNLSSLGYASVFGFLAFAGFEGASALGDESKNPKATIPLAITSGIIITGIFYVLVSYAQVIGFGLTSEGMAAFTSSNSPLSDLIARYLGTEFSIVMLLCMAVSFFTSTLGCVNAGARVLFTMSRDGMLCPSLGRVNEKNNTPYVGLNVFVAAITIMIVVSFRLEAIQLAGYAALTGTLALLLSYIFTSIGAMVYFYKNRSWRGGRLILPAVAIVALTGIIFANIYPVPVFPQNLFSYGVVIWLGIGIILSRNQADAIAAAPSISENESNLS, from the coding sequence ATGTCTGGAGATCAGCTAAAAAAAGACAGCTTGAATGTTTTTCAAACAATTGCATTATCGGTGGCCATTATGGGTCCGTCGGCCTCCATTGCAATCACGGCGGGGATGATCGGATCCCAGGCAGGATCGTCGGTTCCGCTTGTTTTTTTGGTATCCCTGTTGATTGTCGGTTGTGTGGCGGTTTCGATTGTAAAGTTGAACCAGACCTTTCCTTCAGCTGGCTCAGTTTACTATTTTGTTGAAAAAACATTGGGGCGTCGGGCCGGTTTTATTTCAGGATGGCTGATTGTGTTGGCCTATTTAGTCCTCAGTGTCAGCTGTATGATGGTATCCTGTGCCTATCTGCAGATCCTGCTGAGTATTTTTGGGGTAGGTATTCACTGGCTGTTCATCGGGCTGTTTTTAATGGGATTGATCTTTGCCCTGGCCCATAAGGATGCCGAAACAAGTACCTGGGTAATGCTGCTGATTGAAATAGTATCCATGGGGCTGATCTTATTAGTTGCCGGGATTATTCTGGTCAATTCTCAAAAGACCGCTGGCTTGAGCATGGTACCCTTTACCCTGGGGGACAACAATCTGTCATCATTGGGTTATGCATCAGTTTTCGGATTTCTGGCCTTTGCCGGGTTTGAGGGCGCATCGGCGCTTGGCGACGAAAGCAAAAATCCGAAGGCGACCATTCCGCTGGCAATTACCAGCGGAATTATCATCACTGGAATTTTTTATGTGCTAGTTTCCTATGCTCAGGTGATTGGATTTGGCTTGACGTCCGAGGGAATGGCCGCTTTTACAAGCAGTAATTCACCACTGAGCGACCTGATTGCCAGATATCTGGGCACTGAGTTTTCAATTGTGATGTTGTTGTGTATGGCAGTATCTTTTTTCACCAGTACCCTGGGTTGTGTCAATGCCGGGGCCAGAGTACTGTTTACGATGAGTCGGGATGGGATGTTATGCCCGTCACTGGGTAGGGTTAATGAAAAAAACAATACTCCCTATGTGGGATTGAACGTTTTTGTGGCTGCCATCACCATCATGATTGTGGTCAGTTTTCGTTTGGAGGCCATTCAATTGGCTGGTTATGCGGCCTTAACCGGCACTCTGGCACTGCTGCTTTCTTATATCTTTACCTCAATTGGCGCGATGGTGTACTTCTATAAAAATCGCAGCTGGCGGGGCGGCCGCCTGATTCTGCCGGCAGTGGCGATTGTTGCCTTGACCGGGATCATTTTTGCCAATATTTACCCGGTTCCAGTGTTTCCGCAAAACCTGTTTAGCTACGGAGTGGTTATCTGGTTGGGAATCGGAATTATTTTAAGTCGGAATCAGGCAGACGCAATTGCCGCAGCCCCATCGATATCGGAGAACGAAAGTAATTTGAGCTGA
- a CDS encoding anaerobic nitric oxide reductase flavorubredoxin, with the protein MKKLIKNNVSWVGKVDWELQQFHGNEFSTKHGSTYNSYLIQEEKTVLIDTVWMPYAKEFVENLAQVIDLNEIDYIVANHGEVDHSGALLELMERIPDVPIYCTENAVKSLTGQYHQDWNFNVVKTGDKLDVGNGKELIFVEMRMLHWPDSMASYLTGDNILFSNDAFGQHYATEKLFNNLVDQCDLFKEAMKYYANILTPFSAILRKKLDEIIAFNLTIDIIATSHGVIWNDNPMQIVEKYAQWAGDYQENQITIIYDTMWNGTKNLAEKIADGIGLTDPDVVVKVFNLSKSDANDLITEVFKSKTVLIGSPTIGGSILHSIAGFVHLMKELKFKNKKAAAFGCYGWSGESTKVLNEWLTGAGFEIINEGLRNQWNPDDAQQVAAIDFGKEIAKA; encoded by the coding sequence ATGAAAAAATTAATTAAAAACAATGTGAGCTGGGTTGGCAAAGTGGATTGGGAGCTACAGCAGTTTCATGGCAATGAATTTTCAACCAAGCATGGCTCGACCTACAATTCTTATTTAATTCAGGAAGAAAAGACGGTTTTAATCGACACGGTCTGGATGCCCTATGCTAAAGAATTTGTAGAAAATTTAGCCCAGGTAATCGACCTGAATGAGATCGACTATATTGTCGCCAATCATGGCGAAGTCGATCACAGCGGCGCCCTGCTGGAATTGATGGAACGAATTCCGGATGTGCCGATTTACTGTACTGAGAATGCTGTTAAGTCTTTAACGGGTCAATATCATCAGGACTGGAACTTCAATGTGGTTAAAACCGGTGATAAGCTGGATGTGGGCAATGGCAAAGAACTGATCTTTGTGGAAATGCGGATGCTCCACTGGCCGGACAGTATGGCCAGCTATCTGACCGGGGACAATATTTTATTTAGCAATGACGCTTTCGGTCAGCATTATGCCACCGAAAAACTGTTTAATAATCTGGTCGATCAATGCGATTTATTTAAAGAAGCGATGAAATACTATGCCAATATTCTGACCCCTTTTAGTGCCATCTTGCGAAAGAAACTGGACGAAATTATTGCCTTTAATCTGACCATTGATATCATTGCCACCAGCCACGGTGTCATCTGGAATGACAATCCGATGCAAATCGTCGAAAAATATGCTCAGTGGGCCGGGGATTATCAGGAAAATCAGATTACCATTATCTATGACACGATGTGGAACGGCACAAAAAACCTGGCTGAAAAAATTGCTGACGGGATTGGTCTGACCGACCCGGATGTGGTCGTCAAAGTCTTCAATCTGTCAAAAAGCGATGCGAATGATCTGATTACCGAGGTCTTTAAATCAAAGACCGTGCTGATTGGTTCGCCGACCATTGGCGGCAGCATTCTCCACTCCATTGCCGGCTTTGTTCATCTGATGAAAGAGCTGAAGTTTAAAAACAAAAAAGCCGCCGCCTTTGGCTGCTACGGCTGGAGCGGCGAGTCCACTAAGGTGTTAAATGAATGGCTGACCGGTGCCGGCTTTGAAATCATCAATGAGGGTCTGCGGAATCAGTGGAACCCCGATGACGCCCAACAGGTAGCCGCCATCGACTTTGGCAAAGAAATCGCCAAAGCCTAG
- the asrC gene encoding sulfite reductase subunit C — MLDLNTKKIKKNAYRVTKVRGETASRVRVPGGLLTAELLPLIQNIAETYGNGRIHLTTRQGFEIPGIKYSDMDAVNALLQPIIEKLEINQEIPGKGYTSAGTRNVSACIGSNTCPFATYNTTNFAKKMEQEIFPNDLHFKVAFTGCANDCIKTRMHDFGIIGMTEPQYDKDRCMGCQACVKACKKKSVDALSVENYRIIRNTEKCVGCGECVINCPTRAWTRSPETYYRLVIMGRTGKRNPRLAEDFLVWATEDAIVKIVKNTYGFVNHYIDRTAPGGKEHIGYIIDRTGFAEYKKWALEGVEFDPRTIVNGPVYWGGIHYD; from the coding sequence ATGTTAGATCTGAATACAAAGAAGATAAAGAAAAATGCTTATCGCGTCACCAAGGTTCGTGGGGAAACCGCCTCCAGAGTCCGGGTTCCCGGGGGCTTATTAACCGCCGAGCTGCTACCATTGATCCAGAACATTGCCGAAACCTATGGCAACGGCCGGATCCATTTAACCACCCGTCAGGGCTTTGAAATCCCAGGCATCAAATATAGCGATATGGACGCTGTCAATGCCCTACTCCAGCCAATTATTGAAAAACTTGAGATCAATCAGGAAATTCCCGGCAAAGGCTATACTTCCGCCGGCACCCGGAATGTTTCGGCCTGTATCGGCAGCAATACCTGTCCTTTTGCCACTTATAATACCACCAATTTTGCCAAGAAAATGGAGCAGGAAATCTTCCCCAATGACCTTCATTTTAAGGTAGCCTTCACCGGCTGTGCCAATGACTGCATCAAAACCCGGATGCATGATTTTGGGATCATCGGCATGACTGAGCCACAGTACGATAAAGATCGTTGTATGGGCTGTCAGGCCTGTGTCAAAGCCTGCAAGAAAAAATCGGTGGATGCCTTGTCGGTGGAAAATTACCGGATTATCCGCAACACCGAAAAATGTGTCGGTTGTGGCGAATGTGTCATCAACTGCCCCACCCGGGCCTGGACCCGCAGCCCGGAAACCTACTATCGACTGGTGATCATGGGCCGTACCGGCAAGCGAAATCCGCGGCTGGCCGAAGACTTCCTGGTTTGGGCTACCGAAGACGCAATTGTTAAAATTGTCAAAAACACCTATGGTTTTGTCAATCACTATATCGACCGAACGGCTCCCGGCGGCAAAGAACACATCGGTTACATCATTGACCGTACCGGCTTTGCAGAATATAAAAAGTGGGCCCTGGAAGGCGTCGAGTTTGATCCCCGCACCATCGTCAATGGCCCAGTCTACTGGGGCGGCATTCACTACGATTGA
- the asrB gene encoding anaerobic sulfite reductase subunit AsrB, translating into MTELNPYIPFLSEIVDVIKHTEIEFTFRMTYSGDVKPGQFFEVSLPKFGEAPISVSGIGDGTVDLTIRKVGKVTDEIFENYVGDSLFLRGPYGNGFDIANYKGKEILLVAGGTGLSPVKGIVDYFSAHPEDCKGFTLLVGFKSPKDVLFKKDFEEWEKNINVIMTVDTPEDGYCGKCGLVTQYIPDIPINHSDEAVGIVVGPPMMMKCTITELFNVGFKQENIWISQERKMCCGIGKCGHCKIDDTYICLDGPVFNYTKGKFLKD; encoded by the coding sequence ATGACTGAACTTAATCCATATATTCCGTTTCTTTCTGAAATCGTCGATGTGATCAAGCATACCGAAATCGAGTTTACCTTCCGAATGACCTACAGCGGCGATGTCAAACCGGGACAGTTTTTTGAGGTATCGCTGCCCAAGTTTGGGGAAGCCCCCATTTCGGTCAGCGGTATCGGCGATGGCACGGTGGATCTGACGATCCGTAAAGTCGGCAAGGTTACCGATGAGATCTTTGAAAACTATGTCGGCGATAGCCTGTTCTTGCGGGGACCCTACGGCAACGGCTTTGACATTGCCAACTACAAGGGCAAAGAAATTCTGCTGGTCGCCGGCGGCACCGGTCTTTCACCGGTCAAAGGAATTGTCGATTATTTTTCGGCTCATCCCGAAGACTGCAAGGGCTTTACCCTGTTGGTTGGCTTTAAATCCCCTAAAGATGTCCTCTTTAAAAAGGATTTCGAAGAATGGGAAAAGAACATCAACGTCATCATGACTGTGGATACTCCGGAAGACGGCTACTGCGGCAAATGCGGACTGGTTACCCAGTATATTCCCGATATCCCGATTAATCATTCGGATGAAGCCGTCGGCATTGTGGTCGGCCCGCCGATGATGATGAAATGCACCATCACCGAACTTTTCAATGTGGGCTTCAAGCAAGAAAACATCTGGATCTCCCAGGAACGAAAAATGTGCTGTGGGATCGGTAAATGTGGACACTGCAAAATTGATGATACCTATATTTGTCTGGACGGCCCGGTTTTTAATTACACCAAGGGAAAATTTTTAAAGGATTAG
- the asrA gene encoding anaerobic sulfite reductase subunit AsrA produces MGYQTTTEKMNAIFSDLSKDYLIYAPKRFVGDGTFTAIDTIRYGEITELSEIEFAEKSDYSFKEVLLPISETLFYFTENEMKEADAPKKGAIVFLRNCDLHGLKRMDTIYLENGAIDTYYKRLRDNTKFILMGCENAFENCFCVSMGTQKSDDYDAYLKVDGDTVLVDSHWDVLNTALAGATQTPVIADSVTANDTVVTIPETVPQTLFDAPFWEEYGNRCIACGRCNFVCPTCTCFTMQDIFYTDNGKAGERRRVWASCHVDGYTDMAGGHAFRNDKGQRMRFKVMHKVNDYKRRFGTHMCIGCGRCDDVCPEYISFANCINKLDTLVNDAAKEEN; encoded by the coding sequence ATGGGTTACCAAACGACAACGGAAAAAATGAATGCTATTTTTTCTGACTTATCAAAAGACTACCTTATCTATGCACCCAAACGGTTTGTCGGCGATGGCACCTTTACCGCCATTGACACGATCCGTTATGGTGAAATCACCGAGCTATCTGAAATCGAATTTGCTGAAAAATCGGACTACTCTTTTAAAGAGGTCTTACTTCCTATCTCTGAAACACTGTTTTATTTTACTGAAAATGAAATGAAAGAAGCAGATGCTCCTAAAAAGGGAGCGATTGTGTTTTTGCGCAACTGTGATCTGCACGGCCTGAAACGAATGGATACCATTTATCTGGAAAACGGTGCGATCGATACTTATTATAAACGGCTGCGGGACAATACCAAATTTATTCTGATGGGCTGCGAAAACGCCTTTGAAAACTGCTTCTGTGTTTCCATGGGCACTCAGAAAAGTGACGATTACGACGCTTATTTAAAGGTTGACGGCGACACCGTGCTGGTTGATAGCCATTGGGATGTCCTGAACACCGCCCTGGCTGGTGCAACTCAAACGCCGGTGATTGCGGATTCGGTTACGGCCAATGATACCGTCGTGACGATCCCGGAAACGGTTCCGCAGACCCTGTTTGACGCCCCATTCTGGGAAGAATACGGCAACCGCTGCATCGCCTGTGGACGCTGCAACTTTGTCTGTCCCACCTGTACCTGTTTCACGATGCAGGATATCTTCTACACTGACAACGGCAAAGCCGGCGAACGACGGCGGGTTTGGGCTTCCTGTCATGTGGATGGCTACACCGACATGGCTGGCGGACATGCGTTTCGAAACGACAAGGGTCAGCGAATGCGCTTTAAGGTCATGCACAAGGTTAACGATTATAAACGTCGCTTTGGCACCCACATGTGTATCGGTTGCGGCCGCTGTGACGATGTCTGCCCCGAATATATTTCTTTTGCCAATTGCATCAATAAACTGGATACCTTGGTCAATGACGCTGCAAAGGAGGAAAACTAA
- the hcp gene encoding hydroxylamine reductase: MKDMFCFQCEQTAKGTGCEVSGVCGKTPVVAGDQDKLIGACIGLAKAVQKTAATEATDACIKKALFTTVTNVNFDDESIKVMVACVDKMKADLDPTAEDYDMAKLWDDNEDIRSLKTLILLGVKGVAAYAHHAAILGYKDSEVDAFFYEALVAVGSDLGMDALLPLVLKTGDINLKCMALLDKANTETYGTPVPTEVPLTIEKGPFIIITGHDLHDLKLLLEQTEGKGVNIYTHGEMLPAHAYPELKKYSHLKGNFGTAWQNQQKEFAAVPAPVLFTTNCIMPVKESYSDRIFTTDMVQYPGMIHVGKEKDFAPVIAKALELGGYPEDKEMTGINGGKTLLTGFGHGTVLGVADKVIAAVKAGDIKHFFLVGGCDGAKTGRNYYTEFVEKTPADTIVLTLACGKYRFNDLDLGTIGGLPRLMDMGQCNDAYSAIQVAIALAGAFECDVNELPLSMVLSWYEQKAVCILLTLLSLGIKNILLGPSLPAFISPNVLNVLVENYNIAPISTPEADMAKLLG, from the coding sequence ATGAAAGATATGTTTTGTTTTCAATGTGAACAAACTGCCAAAGGAACCGGATGTGAGGTCAGCGGAGTCTGTGGTAAAACACCTGTTGTTGCCGGAGATCAGGATAAATTAATCGGTGCCTGTATTGGTTTAGCCAAAGCCGTTCAAAAAACGGCTGCTACCGAAGCCACTGACGCCTGTATTAAAAAAGCTTTGTTCACTACTGTTACCAATGTCAACTTTGACGATGAAAGTATCAAAGTGATGGTCGCTTGTGTCGATAAAATGAAAGCGGATCTGGATCCTACTGCAGAAGATTATGATATGGCAAAATTATGGGACGACAATGAAGATATCCGTTCTTTAAAAACACTAATCCTTTTAGGCGTTAAAGGGGTTGCAGCCTATGCTCACCATGCCGCAATTTTAGGCTACAAAGATTCTGAAGTTGATGCCTTCTTCTACGAAGCATTAGTAGCAGTTGGATCCGATTTGGGCATGGATGCGTTGCTTCCACTGGTTCTTAAAACGGGTGATATCAATTTAAAATGTATGGCGCTCCTTGACAAAGCCAACACCGAAACCTATGGCACCCCAGTCCCAACTGAAGTTCCCTTAACCATCGAAAAGGGGCCATTCATCATCATCACCGGTCATGATTTACATGATTTAAAATTATTGCTGGAACAAACTGAAGGCAAGGGCGTTAATATTTACACCCATGGCGAGATGCTGCCAGCTCATGCTTATCCAGAACTTAAAAAATATTCTCACTTAAAAGGAAACTTCGGCACCGCATGGCAGAATCAACAAAAAGAATTTGCAGCTGTACCAGCTCCGGTTCTGTTCACCACCAACTGTATTATGCCAGTAAAAGAAAGCTATTCTGACCGTATTTTCACCACTGATATGGTTCAATACCCGGGTATGATTCATGTTGGCAAAGAAAAAGACTTTGCGCCAGTGATTGCCAAAGCACTGGAACTGGGCGGATACCCTGAAGATAAGGAAATGACCGGCATCAACGGCGGCAAAACGCTGTTAACCGGATTTGGTCATGGCACTGTTTTAGGCGTCGCTGACAAGGTCATCGCCGCTGTTAAAGCCGGCGATATCAAACACTTCTTCCTGGTTGGCGGCTGTGACGGCGCTAAAACCGGACGTAACTATTACACTGAATTTGTTGAAAAAACACCAGCTGATACGATTGTCTTAACGCTTGCCTGTGGTAAGTACCGATTCAACGATCTTGATCTGGGCACCATCGGCGGCTTGCCACGACTGATGGATATGGGCCAATGTAATGATGCCTACTCAGCCATTCAGGTTGCGATTGCCCTAGCTGGCGCCTTTGAATGTGACGTGAATGAATTACCACTGAGCATGGTATTGTCCTGGTACGAACAAAAAGCGGTTTGTATCTTACTGACATTATTATCACTTGGCATCAAAAACATCTTATTGGGACCATCATTGCCAGCCTTTATTTCACCAAACGTATTAAACGTTCTGGTTGAAAACTACAACATCGCTCCGATCTCTACTCCAGAAGCTGACATGGCAAAATTACTGGGCTAA